In the genome of Colletotrichum lupini chromosome 8, complete sequence, one region contains:
- a CDS encoding acetyl-CoA acetyltransferase gives MALERIGSIVKHLAPGSALNQITSKNPDDIVITLAVRTPLAKAKKGGFKDTTLEYMVYALLKEVRERSNIDPALVEDICMGNVSDGKAAYKLRAAALAAGFPNTAGASSVNRFCSSGLKATADIAHAISNGSIEVGIGMGAEQMTIGGDALDQPFDEAVVSQSQESADCMQPMGWTSENVSRDFNLSREELDKYAAESFQRAERAQNAGWFDDEIVPIKTKLVGPDGDVKEVTLTRDEGIRPGTTAESLGKIRSAFPQWGPTTTGGNASQVTDGAAAVLLMKRSTAIKLGQPIIAKYVGSTVAGLAPRIMGIGPSVAIPKLLAQHNLSLADIDVVEINEAFSSMAVYCRDKLALDWAKMNPRGGAVALGHPLGATGARQIVTGLSELRRTKKKILLTSMCIGTGQGMAGLFVNEAA, from the exons ATGGCTCTCGAGAGAATCGGATCCATCGTGAAGCACCTTGCACCAGGTAGCGCCCTCAACCAGAT CACCTCCAAGAACCCCGATGATATCGTCATTACGTTAGCCGTCCGCACGCCTTTGGCCAAGGCCAAGAAGGGCGGCTTCAAGGACACGACCCTCGAGTACATGGTGTACGCCCTCCTCAAGGAGGTCCGCGAACGGTCAAATATTGACCCCGCCCTGGTCGAGGATATCTGCATGGGAAAT GTCTCCGATGGCAAGGCCGCCTACAAGCTCCGCGCCGCCGCCCTGGCAGCAGGCTTCCCCAACACCGCCGGCGCCTCCTCCGTAAACCGCTTCTGCTCCTCAGGCCTCAAGGCCACCGCCGACATCGCCCACGCCATCAGCAACGGCTCCATCGAGGTCGGCATCGGCATGGGCGCCGAACAAATGACCATTGGCGGTGATGCCCTCGACCAGCCCTTTGACGAGGCCGTCGTCTCCCAGTCCCAGGAGTCGGCCGACTGCATGCAGCCCATGGGCTGGACCTCGGAGAACGTCTCGCGCGACTTCAACCTCAGCCGCGAGGAGCTCGACAAGTACGCCGCCGAGAGTTTCCAGAGGGCCGAGAGGGCGCAGAACGCCGGCTGGTTCGACGACGAGATTGTGCCCATCAAGACAAAGCTTGTCGGCCccgacggcgacgttaaGGAGGTTACTCTTACCCGCGACGAGGGCATCCGCCCTGGAACAACGGCCGAGAGCCTGGGCAAGATTCGCTCCGCGTTCCCGCAGTGGGgtcccaccaccaccggaGGCAACGCCAGCCAGGTCACTGACGGAG CCGCCGCCGTCCTCCTGATGAAGCGCTCCACGGCCATCAAGCTTGGCCAGCCCATCATCGCCAAGTACGTCGGCTCCACCGTCGCCGGCCTGGCCCCGCGCATCATGGGCATCGGCCCGTCCGTCGCCATCCCCAAGCTGCTCGCCCAGCACAACCTCTCCCTCGCCGACATTGACGTCGTCGAGATCAACGAGGCCTTCTCCAGCATGGCCGTCTACTGCCGCGACAAGCTCGCTCTCGATTGGGCCAAGATGAACCCCCGCGGAGGCGCCGTCGCCCTCGGCCACCCGCTCGGCGCCACGGGCGCGAGACAGATTGTTACTGGTCTGAGCGAGCTGCGCAGGACAAAGAAGAAGATTCTGTTGACGAGCATGTGTATTGGTACGGGACAGGGTATGGCTGGTTTGTTTGTCAATGAGGCTGCGTAA
- a CDS encoding sulfate permease encodes MGSPIQSPSSLGGESEYLSTREDATPLATPLPHDNETRDPPRAGSSLNRPNTFPPSESTSLLQNVLIDHPPANSYPNGTFSPRPASPAGSMDPEFDRASSSASEIPILDPVLTAITGDDHWRKRFVRKIKSRKMHSSRTLAEQAGFKDTVWMYLSYYIPLLTWLPQYQWSYLKGDLVAALTLASLYLPMALSLADNLAHVPPINGLYAFVFNPFVYAVFGSAPQMVVGPEAAGSLLVGSVVRGSIDHDKSDEYNAEVQAKICGVVAGMAGATVFLAGLARLGFLDSVLSKPFLRGFISAIGFVIAVDQSIPELGLAKYAAEMGVGHGSSMDKLEFIFSSFDHVHKLTFIVAGVSFVIMMTMRELKKHMVPKYPGVAYIPDRFFVVVIAALLSWHFDWESKGVEILGPVKAASGHLFQFRWPFQTSHMEHVREAMGTSFLIALLGFFESSVAAKSLSSSDSPHGIQLSPNRELVALGAANIVGACFMSLPAFGGYGRSKLNKQTGGKTPMSSIFLSLITLLAVFFLLPYFYYLPKPVLSSMITVVAWSLLEEAPHDIAFFFKIRGWTELGLMLIIFVSTIFYSLTLGMAIGVGLSLLQVIKHSTRPRIQILGRIPGTQRFENAELNPDRLEFVEGCLIVKIPEPLTFANTGELKARLRRLELYGTSMAHPALPRLRGEQHNKNVIFDIHGVTSLDGSGTQVLLEIVSGYRERGVRVFFSRGPTNPRHHIWRLLRQAGIIDLVGGESHFVTDVQEALKLTEYETSISEVANA; translated from the exons ATGGGCTCTCCCATCCAATCCCCAAGCTCTCTCGGCGGCGAGTCCGAATACTTGAGCACTCGCGAGGATGCCACTCCGCTAGCAACCCCTCTTCCTCACGACAACGAAACTCGCGATCCTCCTCGCGCCGGTTCCAGCCTCAACCGACCGAACACATTTCCCCCGAGCGAGTCGACGAGCCTCTTGCAGAATGTACTCATCGATCACCCGCCAGCTAACAGCTACCCAAATGGTACATTCTCGCCGCGACCCGCCAGCCCTGCTGGTAGCATGGATCCCGAGTTTGACAGAGCATCCTCCTCGGCGTCCGAGATCCCAATATTGGACCCTGTGTTGACCGCAATCACGGGCGACGACCACTGGAGGAAGCGATTTGTCAGGAAGATCAAGAGCAGGAAGATGCACTCCTCGAGAACTCTGGCAGAGCAGGCCGGCTTCAAGGATACCGTTTGGAT GTATCTTTCGTACTACATCCCTCTCTTGACTTGGCTGCCACAGTATCAATGGTCGTATCTGAAGGGAGACCTGGTTGCAGCTTTGACGCTCGCCTCCCTCTACCTACCTATGGCTTTGTCTCTCGCTGACAACCTCGCACATGTCCCTCCTATCAATGGACTGTATGCCTTCGTCTTCAACCCATTCGTATACGCCGTTTTCGGCAGCGCGCCTCAGATGGTAGTTGGTCCGGAAGCTGCTGGTTCTTTGTTGGTCGGGTCTGTGGTCAGAGGCAGCATCGACCATGACAAGAGCGATGAGTACAATGCAGAGGTCCAAGCTAAGATCTGTGGTGTTGTTGCGGGTATGGCTGGTGCTACTGTCTTTCTTGCGGGTCTGGCCCGCCTGGGATTCCTCGACAGCGTTCTCAGCAAGCCGTTCCTGCGCGGTTTCATCTCTGCAATTGGCTTCGTTATTGCGGTTGACCAGTCTATTCCCGAGCTTGGTCTTGCCAAGTATGCGGCAGAAATGGGCGTGGGCCACGGAAGCAGCATGGACAAGTTAGAGTTCATCTTCAGCTCGTTCGACCATGTTCACAAGCTTACCTTCATTGTGGCCGGAGTCAGCTTCGTAATCATGATGACTATGAGAGAGCTCAAGAAACACATGGTGCCCAAGTATCCGGGGGTTGCGTACATTCCTGACCGTTTCTTCGTTGTCGTCATTGCCGCACTTCTCTCTTGGCACTTCGACTGGGAGAGCAAGGGAGTCGAGATCCTTGGGCCGGTTAAGGCGGCTTCGGGTCATCTTTTCCAATTCAGATGGCCCTTCCAGACTTCTCACATGGAGCATGTTCGTGAAGCAATGGGCACATCCTTCCTAATTGCGCTTCTGGGATTCTTCGAATCATCCGTTGCCGCGAAAAGCTTGAGCAGCTCCGATAGCCCTCACGGGATTCAGCTGAGCCCCAACAGAGAACTTGTTGCTCTGGGCGCCGCCAACATTGTTGGAGCTTGCTTCATGAGCTTACCCGCCTTTGGTGGATATGGTAGAAGCAAACTGAACAAGCAGACCGGCGGCAAGACTCCGATGAGCTCCATCTTCCTCAGCTTGATTACGCTTCTTGCCGTCTTCTTCCTGttgccgtacttttactaccttcCC AAACCGGTCCTGTCATCCATGATCACCGTTGTAGCCTGGTCCCTCCTCGAGGAGGCTCCGCACGACATTGCTTTCTTCTTCAAGATTCGAGGCTGGACTGAACTGGGACTGATGCTCATCATCTTCGTGTCGACAATTTTCTACTCGCTCACCCTCGGCATGGCTATCGGCGTCGGTCTGTCTCTGCTTCAGGTCATCAAGCACTCGACTCGGCCCCGCATTCAGATTCTGGGACGCATTCCCGGCACGCAGCGCTTCGAGAACGCCGAGCTGAACCCCGACAGGCTAGAGTTTGTTGAAGGCTGCCTGATTGTCAAGATTCCCGAACCTTTGACTTTTGCCAACACTGGAGAGCTCAAGGCACGTCTTCGTAGACTGGAGCTTTACGGCACGAGCATGGCGCACCCTGCGCTGCCGAGACTGCGCGGCGAGCAACACAACAAGAATGTCATTTTCGATATCCACGGTGTCACCTCACTAGACGGATCGGGTACGCAGGTGTTGCTGGAGATTGTCAGCGGGTATAGAGAGCGTGGTGTTAGAGTGTTCTTCAGCCGCGGCCCTACCAACCCGCGCCATCACATCTGGAGACTCTTGAGACAGGCAGGCATCATAGATCTGGTCGGCGGAGAGTCTCACTTCGTGACGGATGTCCAGGAAGCCTTGAAGCTGACCGAGTACGAGACTAGCATCAGCGAAGTCGCGAATGCTTGa
- a CDS encoding necrosis- and ethylene-inducing protein and ethylene inducing peptide: MQSNIIVSLLALVGSGLCDWPAPGTVAHDSLNPVVDTLGPNGNVIKKFQPLLHIAHGCQPYPAVNKNNQISGGLQDTGTTSGECKDGNKGQTYARSMTLNGKFGIMYAWYWPKDQPADGNVVGGHRHDWETSVVWLDSASVNTATITGGACSGHGKFKLTSNPQRSSNNVKVEYYTQGGLDHELQFTNTVGRTYWIWDWDAMEPIVQSALNKGDFKKANCPFNDNHFETNMRAAYV; encoded by the exons ATGCAGTCTAACATCATTGTCTCCCTTCTTGCCCTTGTTGGCAGTGGTCTTTGTGACTGGCCTGCTCCGGGAACTGTCGCCCACGACTCTCTCAATCCTGTGGTCGATACTCTTGGCCCCAATGGAAACGTTATCAAGAAGTTTCAGCCGCTGCTGCACATTGCCCATGGCTGCCAGCCCTATCCCGCTGTGAACAAGAACAACCAGATCAG CGGTGGTTTGCAGGATACTGGAACTACCTCGGGAGAATGTAAGGACGGCAACAAAGGGCAGACCTACGCCCGTTCCATGACTCTGAATGGAAAATTCGGCATCATGTATGCTTGGTACTGGCCCAAGGATCAGCCAGCTGATGGGAATGTTGTAGGCGGCCACCGTCACGACTGGGAGACTTCGGTCGTCTGGCTTGATTCTGCTTCAGTCAATACTGCTACCATCACGGGTGGCGCCTGTTCTGGACATGGCAAGTTCAAGTTGACCAGCAACCCTCAAAGAAGCAGCAACAACGTCAAAGTCGAATATTACACCCAGGGTGGTTTGGACCATGAGTTGCAGTTTACGAACACCGTGGGCCGAACATACTGGATCTGGGACTGGGATGCCATGGAGCCTATCGTCCAAAGCGCTCTGAACAAGGGAGACTTCAAGAAGGCAAACTGTCCGTTCAACGACAACCACTTTGAAACAAACATGCGCGCCGCCTATGTCTAA